From Candidatus Eremiobacterota bacterium, one genomic window encodes:
- a CDS encoding pyruvate kinase, with amino-acid sequence MLIATLPLLPRYRHDIVRSPVVDQLRYNTVMPIDVEIITVVEQLLELAGEKPLWIDLKCRQLRITKFSYLPYDYVEISHPITVNMPTKLYFKDCVADIESVVNGTRLILAERPLRTVGAGEPVNILDPSLRIEGFLTEQDRAYIEAAKSLGLHRYMLSFVERREDIEELLSLDPDAEIIAKIESKRGIDFVERDYPSYRHCVRLMAARDDLYINLGEEKVQMLPALYYLVSQDPQAIAASRLLTSLYEKDTPAMGDLADLHMLHLMGYRSFMLSDEICRIRDVFRKVAEIYGEYLEFLRNNPFCSAE; translated from the coding sequence ATGCTCATTGCGACGCTTCCCCTCCTGCCAAGGTACCGCCATGACATAGTGAGGAGCCCCGTGGTGGACCAGCTTCGCTATAATACCGTGATGCCCATTGACGTGGAGATTATCACCGTCGTCGAGCAGCTCCTCGAGCTTGCCGGCGAAAAGCCCCTCTGGATTGACCTGAAGTGCCGGCAGCTGCGTATCACGAAGTTCTCCTACCTGCCCTATGACTACGTGGAAATAAGCCATCCAATCACGGTGAATATGCCGACAAAGCTCTATTTCAAGGACTGCGTGGCAGACATAGAGAGCGTCGTGAACGGCACCAGGCTCATCCTGGCCGAGAGGCCCCTTCGCACCGTGGGCGCCGGCGAGCCCGTCAATATCCTTGACCCGTCGCTGCGCATCGAGGGATTCCTCACCGAGCAGGACAGGGCTTACATCGAGGCGGCAAAGAGCCTGGGCCTCCACCGCTACATGCTCTCCTTCGTGGAGAGGAGGGAGGACATTGAAGAGCTCCTTTCCCTTGATCCCGATGCCGAGATTATCGCCAAGATAGAATCCAAGCGGGGCATTGACTTTGTCGAGCGTGATTACCCCTCATACCGTCACTGCGTGCGCCTCATGGCAGCCCGCGACGACCTCTATATCAACCTTGGAGAAGAGAAGGTGCAGATGCTCCCGGCCCTCTATTACCTCGTCTCGCAGGACCCGCAGGCAATCGCCGCTTCCAGGCTCCTCACCTCGCTCTATGAAAAGGACACCCCCGCGATGGGCGACCTCGCCGACCTCCATATGCTCCACCTGATGGGATACCGCTCCTTCATGCTGAGCGACGAAATCTGCCGCATCAGGGATGTCTTCAGGAAAGTCGCCGAGATTTACGGAGAATACCTGGAATTCCTCAGGAACAACCCTTTCTGCTCAGCGGAATAA
- a CDS encoding FAD-dependent oxidoreductase, whose protein sequence is MNRYVIIGNGVAGDSAAVKIRELDSAGPIDMFTREEHSFYYRPRLIDYLAGEVTLQRITLHRKEWYDEQHIGLHLSTEIASVDTVKKEVATSSGEVFPYDRLLFATGAECFVPPISGVPEQKERVFTLKHSGDADRILEKAKASKEALLIGGGLLGLETGNSLRKLGLSVHVVEFFPRLLPRQLDVKGAGILQSILASLGFVFYLGETSERLDGDGARLRLHLKSGKTVEGDFVIVSAGVRPDLTLARKAGLAVGKGITADDLMKTSVADIFAAGDAIEHRSRLYGIWPPAREQGEVAGSVMAGHQKAYEGTLPSHKLKVVGIDLVSMGEIDAEEKHESLVLFHEGKSYKKAVVSEGTVIGAIMLGDTAGETQVAKAIREKAPVDSVREFFR, encoded by the coding sequence ATGAACCGGTATGTCATCATTGGAAACGGAGTGGCCGGTGACAGCGCCGCAGTGAAGATCCGCGAGCTGGACAGCGCTGGCCCCATCGATATGTTTACCAGGGAGGAGCATTCTTTCTACTACCGCCCGCGGCTCATAGACTATCTTGCCGGGGAAGTGACCCTCCAGCGGATCACGCTTCACCGCAAGGAATGGTACGATGAGCAGCATATCGGCCTCCATCTGTCAACGGAGATAGCTTCCGTCGATACGGTGAAAAAAGAGGTAGCCACTTCTTCGGGAGAGGTCTTTCCCTATGACAGGCTCCTTTTCGCGACGGGCGCCGAATGCTTCGTGCCGCCCATTTCAGGCGTGCCAGAGCAGAAGGAGAGGGTTTTCACCCTGAAGCACAGCGGCGATGCCGACAGGATACTTGAAAAAGCGAAGGCCTCGAAGGAGGCACTGCTCATCGGCGGGGGGCTCCTGGGGCTTGAAACGGGAAACAGCCTCAGAAAACTGGGTCTCTCGGTGCATGTGGTGGAGTTTTTCCCGCGCCTGCTGCCGCGCCAGCTCGACGTGAAGGGGGCAGGGATCCTGCAGAGCATCCTCGCTTCCCTGGGGTTTGTCTTTTACCTGGGGGAGACATCGGAGAGGCTTGACGGCGACGGCGCAAGGCTCAGGCTCCACCTGAAGAGCGGAAAAACCGTGGAAGGAGACTTTGTCATAGTCTCGGCAGGAGTGAGGCCCGATCTCACGCTCGCACGGAAGGCCGGCCTGGCCGTCGGCAAGGGCATCACAGCCGATGACCTCATGAAGACCAGCGTGGCTGACATCTTTGCCGCCGGTGATGCCATTGAGCACAGGAGCAGGCTTTACGGCATCTGGCCCCCTGCCAGGGAGCAGGGAGAGGTGGCAGGATCGGTGATGGCGGGCCATCAAAAGGCCTACGAGGGCACCCTCCCCTCGCACAAGCTCAAGGTGGTGGGAATCGATCTTGTCTCCATGGGGGAGATTGACGCCGAGGAAAAGCATGAGTCTCTCGTGCTTTTCCATGAGGGAAAGTCCTATAAGAAGGCAGTGGTCTCAGAAGGCACGGTAATCGGGGCCATCATGCTCGGTGACACCGCCGGCGAGACCCAGGTGGCAAAGGCCATCAGGGAGAAAGCCCCTGTTGACAGCGTCAGGGAGTTTTTCCGCTGA
- a CDS encoding ankyrin repeat domain-containing protein, which produces MENMVQVKRIMACAILLLIVVMPLQGFAEKERQGEESREQVENTNDDMLWSHAFEFLKAVLKGSMSKARVILEENPQIPFARDRNGFTLLHYMARENKPEAATMLIERNAPVKAETTLGFTPLEFAAQTGSIGVARLLIAKGAPVNDGRAGSSPSLSYAVQSNQKDMVLYLIAQGANVAKGINQSGYTALHYAARNGNLEIVKILVEKGANVNARVSDGPTPLRCAASKGKKEVMQYLKERGAEE; this is translated from the coding sequence ATGGAAAATATGGTGCAGGTGAAAAGGATAATGGCATGTGCCATCCTTCTCCTCATTGTCGTCATGCCGCTCCAGGGCTTTGCAGAGAAGGAAAGACAGGGCGAAGAGAGCCGGGAGCAGGTGGAAAATACCAATGATGACATGCTGTGGAGCCATGCCTTCGAGTTTCTCAAGGCGGTCCTCAAAGGCTCTATGAGCAAAGCCCGGGTGATTCTGGAGGAGAATCCCCAGATACCCTTCGCCAGGGATAGAAACGGCTTTACCCTTCTCCATTACATGGCGCGGGAAAACAAGCCCGAAGCCGCAACAATGCTCATTGAAAGAAATGCCCCTGTCAAGGCGGAGACCACCCTGGGCTTCACTCCGCTGGAGTTTGCCGCGCAGACGGGAAGTATCGGCGTTGCAAGGCTCCTCATCGCCAAGGGTGCTCCCGTCAACGACGGCAGGGCGGGAAGCTCGCCTTCACTGAGCTATGCCGTGCAGAGCAACCAGAAGGACATGGTGCTCTACCTTATTGCACAGGGGGCAAATGTGGCGAAGGGCATTAATCAATCGGGCTATACCGCACTCCATTATGCCGCGAGAAACGGGAACCTGGAGATCGTGAAGATACTTGTTGAAAAGGGAGCCAACGTGAATGCCCGCGTGTCGGACGGCCCCACTCCCCTGAGATGTGCCGCCAGCAAGGGTAAAAAAGAGGTAATGCAGTACCTCAAGGAGCGCGGGGCAGAAGAATAG
- a CDS encoding alpha/beta hydrolase-fold protein, translating to MSESLVLHRSFYCPAMNKEKRYTIYLPPSYRYQPEARYSAVYLLPGLMDYEMTWVEKGRVHEHMDHLIYSGTIGEMIVVMPDKDDAALDPHRKAEFAYYLGRDLVGHIDYEFRTIASRYHRGIEGLSLGASWAIFMGAHFPEMFCSVGCLSGGFGDDIYRTIWEKKEYLHELGMRFRVGVGAWEPEFIPGNEKFVHFLRDLGFFCEFEMTEGPHDWPLWVKQIYNSLQFHFYSFNPVHA from the coding sequence ATGAGTGAATCATTAGTGTTGCACCGGTCGTTTTACTGCCCGGCAATGAACAAGGAGAAGCGCTACACCATCTATCTCCCTCCGAGCTACCGCTACCAGCCCGAAGCTCGCTATTCCGCCGTGTATCTTCTCCCGGGCCTTATGGATTACGAGATGACATGGGTGGAGAAGGGGAGAGTCCATGAACATATGGATCATCTCATATACAGCGGCACCATCGGCGAGATGATAGTTGTCATGCCTGACAAGGACGATGCCGCCCTTGACCCCCACAGGAAGGCGGAGTTTGCCTACTACCTCGGCAGAGACCTGGTAGGCCATATCGATTACGAGTTCAGGACCATCGCCAGCCGCTACCACCGCGGGATTGAAGGCCTCTCGCTGGGAGCCTCATGGGCTATCTTCATGGGAGCTCATTTCCCCGAGATGTTCTGTTCCGTCGGCTGCCTCTCGGGAGGCTTCGGTGATGATATCTACAGGACCATATGGGAGAAAAAGGAGTACCTCCATGAGCTGGGCATGCGCTTCAGAGTCGGAGTCGGCGCCTGGGAGCCCGAGTTTATCCCCGGGAACGAGAAGTTTGTCCATTTCCTGAGAGACCTTGGCTTTTTCTGCGAGTTTGAGATGACGGAAGGTCCCCATGACTGGCCCCTCTGGGTAAAGCAGATATACAACTCGCTCCAGTTCCACTTTTATTCCTTCAACCCGGTGCATGCGTAA
- a CDS encoding zinc ribbon domain-containing protein, giving the protein MSETASFCSYCGREFKPGEDFCADCGAPKEGEGPQPAISEPPPGGPPGGPEAVLDVIPYLVEIKGFLGLGTKFMNLVVTTERLIFALMPDELFSEVSDIDIKVTEKAEEKGLDWREYIESHDFSSAPWRKYLAWQPEDIVKEHKGNFAFTFKDILTARLLLDKGSEGEVPYDVLVLEAGGKTWELNCAWGNGHHVRRALSEVIRLEVGEREISS; this is encoded by the coding sequence TTGAGCGAGACAGCATCATTTTGCAGTTACTGTGGCCGGGAATTCAAGCCTGGCGAGGATTTTTGTGCTGACTGCGGTGCGCCGAAAGAGGGGGAAGGCCCGCAGCCGGCCATTTCAGAGCCGCCGCCTGGAGGCCCCCCCGGTGGCCCGGAAGCAGTCCTGGACGTGATCCCTTACCTTGTAGAGATCAAGGGCTTCCTGGGCCTTGGCACAAAATTCATGAACCTGGTGGTGACAACTGAACGCCTTATTTTCGCCCTCATGCCTGATGAGCTGTTCAGCGAGGTCAGCGACATAGATATCAAGGTGACGGAAAAGGCTGAAGAGAAAGGGCTGGACTGGAGGGAATACATAGAAAGCCATGATTTTTCCAGTGCGCCATGGAGAAAATACCTGGCATGGCAGCCAGAGGATATAGTGAAGGAGCATAAAGGCAATTTCGCCTTTACCTTCAAGGATATTCTCACGGCGCGACTTTTGCTGGACAAAGGTTCCGAAGGCGAAGTTCCCTATGACGTGCTTGTCCTTGAGGCGGGGGGCAAAACCTGGGAACTCAACTGCGCCTGGGGCAACGGCCACCATGTGCGGAGGGCACTCTCGGAAGTGATAAGGCTCGAAGTAGGGGAGAGGGAGATCTCCAGTTGA